A DNA window from Akkermansiaceae bacterium contains the following coding sequences:
- a CDS encoding MBL fold metallo-hydrolase, which produces MKLKFCGAAGTTTGSQHLLEVNGKRILLDCGLYQGRRKDAYDINCCFPHFHPADIDCVVLSHAHIDHSGNLPNLCAKGFTGNIYATNATRDLCQIMLADSARIQKSDIDWLNKHRLRDGLDAVPALYSEQDAERCLRQFVTIGYDRPMLIADGVSLTFIDAGHILGSAQVLLEITDQADGKKKRFLFSGDVGRGGSEVLRDPVAVQDVDFLLMESTYGGREHEAPPGVDDQFGEVIREAVKRGGKILIPAFAVERTQALLYVLHDLFLRGEIPGLPVFVDSPLAVSATEIYRLHPDSFNEAVYEQLFQRENPFGFENLTLIRSVNASMALNDLKGPAIIIAASGMCEAGRILHHLKHNISDGRTTILFVGYCAENTLGRRIRDGEREVPILGGRFKVRARIETVDSFSGHADHSELLDYFDRTTGPKKRVWLVHGDHEPAHALQRALAEKHHGGSVEIAALGETVEF; this is translated from the coding sequence ATGAAACTCAAATTTTGCGGTGCCGCCGGCACCACCACCGGTTCGCAGCATCTGCTGGAGGTCAATGGGAAGCGCATCCTGCTGGATTGCGGGCTGTATCAGGGCCGGCGGAAGGACGCGTATGACATCAACTGCTGTTTCCCCCACTTCCATCCCGCCGACATCGACTGCGTGGTGCTGTCCCACGCCCACATCGACCACAGCGGCAACCTGCCGAATCTCTGCGCGAAGGGCTTCACCGGCAACATCTACGCGACCAACGCCACGCGGGATCTCTGCCAGATCATGCTCGCAGACTCCGCCCGCATCCAGAAAAGCGACATCGACTGGCTCAACAAGCACCGCCTGCGCGATGGCCTGGACGCCGTGCCCGCCCTCTACAGCGAGCAGGACGCGGAGCGGTGCCTGCGCCAGTTCGTGACCATCGGCTATGACCGGCCCATGCTCATCGCGGACGGGGTGTCACTCACGTTCATCGATGCCGGGCACATCCTCGGCAGCGCGCAGGTGTTGCTGGAGATCACGGACCAGGCGGACGGGAAGAAGAAACGCTTCCTTTTCTCCGGAGACGTGGGCCGCGGCGGCAGCGAGGTGCTGCGGGATCCCGTCGCGGTGCAGGATGTGGATTTCCTCCTGATGGAGAGCACCTACGGCGGGCGCGAGCACGAGGCTCCTCCCGGAGTGGACGACCAGTTCGGCGAAGTGATCCGGGAGGCGGTGAAGCGCGGCGGGAAGATCCTCATCCCGGCCTTCGCCGTGGAACGCACGCAGGCACTCCTCTATGTGCTGCATGACCTCTTCCTGCGCGGGGAGATCCCGGGACTGCCGGTGTTCGTGGACAGCCCGCTGGCGGTGAGCGCCACGGAGATCTACCGCCTGCACCCGGACTCATTCAACGAGGCGGTGTATGAACAGCTTTTCCAACGGGAGAATCCGTTCGGTTTCGAGAATCTGACGCTGATCCGCTCCGTGAACGCCTCAATGGCGCTGAACGACCTTAAAGGACCGGCGATCATCATCGCCGCGTCCGGCATGTGCGAAGCTGGGCGGATCCTGCACCACCTGAAGCACAACATTTCCGACGGCAGGACCACGATCCTGTTCGTGGGCTACTGCGCGGAGAACACCCTGGGCAGGCGCATCCGCGACGGGGAACGCGAGGTCCCCATCCTCGGCGGACGGTTCAAGGTCCGCGCGCGGATCGAGACGGTCGATTCCTTCTCCGGCCATGCCGACCACTCGGAACTGCTGGACTATTTCGACCGCACCACCGGCCCGAAGAAGCGGGTGTGGTTGGTGCATGGCGACCACGAACCCGCCCACGCGCTGCAGCGGGCGCTGGCGGAGAAACACCACGGCGGGAGCGTGGAGATCGCCGCCCTGGGGGAAACGGTCGAGTTCTGA
- a CDS encoding MFS transporter has translation MHLPTSASGSAPPEQATLKSWLAVLSVSLGAFVLVTCEFLPIGLLTNISGALGVSSGVAGLMVSVPGIVAAFAAPALTLLASRVDRRVLLLSLMALLALSSFISAMAPDFKVMLVARVLFGISLGGFWSNAIALGGRLVPKASMVRATTIIMAGISIATVAGVPVSKVVADFLGWRTAFSVIGGVVLLAGAVQWWALPKLPGPKAPGFLQFTHLLRHPDARMGLATVALVIAGHFGAYTYVTPFLKQNPQMGPGYISSLLLAFGVAGIAGNFIGGAAAGRNLRGTIGVVIILLAASIMLLPSTGMNAVSTSALILCWGLAFGAVPIVLQLWVFKAAPEAMEGGAALLTSTFQVFIALGSVLGGQVVDHLGVSAVMWCGGGVSALAIFIVLISRHQPVAKEPDAVEACGG, from the coding sequence ATGCACCTTCCCACCTCCGCCAGCGGCTCCGCTCCGCCGGAACAGGCCACGCTGAAATCCTGGCTCGCCGTTCTGTCCGTCTCCCTCGGCGCGTTCGTCCTGGTCACCTGTGAGTTCCTGCCCATCGGCCTGCTGACGAACATCTCCGGAGCGCTGGGTGTCTCCTCCGGGGTGGCGGGGCTGATGGTTTCCGTGCCCGGCATCGTCGCCGCCTTCGCCGCCCCCGCACTGACCCTGCTCGCCAGCCGGGTGGACCGGAGGGTGCTGCTCCTTTCCCTGATGGCGCTGCTCGCCCTCTCCAGTTTCATTTCCGCCATGGCCCCGGATTTCAAGGTCATGCTGGTGGCGCGGGTGCTGTTCGGCATCAGCCTCGGGGGATTCTGGAGCAACGCCATCGCCCTCGGGGGCCGCCTGGTGCCGAAGGCGTCCATGGTCCGCGCCACGACCATCATCATGGCGGGCATTTCCATCGCCACCGTGGCCGGTGTGCCGGTGAGCAAGGTCGTCGCGGACTTCCTGGGGTGGCGGACCGCCTTTTCCGTGATCGGCGGAGTGGTCCTGCTGGCCGGTGCCGTGCAGTGGTGGGCGCTGCCAAAGCTGCCTGGGCCAAAGGCACCGGGCTTCCTCCAGTTCACCCATCTGCTGCGCCATCCGGACGCTCGTATGGGCCTGGCGACCGTGGCACTGGTCATCGCCGGACACTTCGGGGCCTACACGTATGTCACGCCGTTTCTCAAACAGAACCCACAGATGGGACCCGGCTACATCAGCTCGCTGCTGCTCGCCTTCGGCGTGGCGGGGATCGCCGGAAATTTCATCGGCGGAGCGGCGGCGGGCAGGAACCTGCGGGGGACCATCGGCGTGGTCATCATCCTGCTTGCGGCTTCCATCATGCTCCTGCCATCCACCGGGATGAACGCGGTCTCCACCTCCGCGCTCATCCTTTGCTGGGGCCTGGCCTTCGGTGCGGTGCCCATTGTCCTCCAGCTATGGGTTTTCAAGGCGGCTCCGGAAGCCATGGAAGGCGGGGCCGCGCTTCTGACCTCCACCTTCCAGGTGTTCATCGCGCTCGGCTCCGTCCTCGGTGGCCAGGTGGTGGATCACCTCGGCGTGTCCGCCGTGATGTGGTGCGGCGGTGGGGTTTCCGCGCTCGCCATTTTCATCGTCCTCATCTCGCGCCACCAGCCTGTGGCGAAGGAGCCGGACGCGGTGGAGGCCTGCGGAGGATGA